From one Salmo salar chromosome ssa09, Ssal_v3.1, whole genome shotgun sequence genomic stretch:
- the LOC123744710 gene encoding ubiquitin conjugation factor E4 A, with product MTDQGNNNQNISRNPFAALFSSLADAKQFASGQKPPSHHGEPPSEDSEGSQSESENSDSIEDNDDSVAEISRSFLSRQELCEQLNINHMIQRIFLITLDNSDPSLRGGNGIPPRCVFLEEMAAEMDGQDWLDMDNIEQALFNRLLMLEPGNHLIYMTSCNAVNLSADRDAGDKSAIPFLYACYQRAKEEVTKVPEKLLSYAVRCKNLTVSNTRTVLLTPEIYISQNVYEQLLDLLLEGVGGAQLEEVVEFVEEVIAGLLADQEVRTFSEVIGPVLDIFQGRVKDLDLCQLLLFSYLDLLLYFSRQKDIAMVLVEHIQPKDPNNGLQYQKTLLGTVLSISCLLKTPGVVEGHGFFLNPSRSSPQEMKVQESNIHQFMDQFHDKLHQLLKNLLQQSGETRHLLLSWLGGCLQANAGRAKIWANQMPEIFFQMYASDAFFLNLGAALLKLCQPFCRPRSPKLLTFNPTYCALKELSEEERRNRNVHARGLDKETCLVPLPPQQSVEYAQSYSLLTENLILTQMTLHLGFHRLHEQMVKMNQSLHRLQGTWREAQLTGGPAAEQLREQFERLMTVYLSTKAAATQPGMLQCCLNLQASSATLLVQLGLNNQGPEHAQLSFPLPPLHNSLLCHMPEFFAENLGDFFVFLRRFADEVLESSAESLEQVLNFITVFMGNVERMKNPHLRAKLAEVLEAVMPHMEPASAGSAQPVMFQRQRVFCSYRHAPHLAEALIAVFVDIEFTGDPHQFEQKFNYRRPMYPILKYMWGKESYRESIKSLAVYASENLEAMNPPLFLRYLNLLMNDAIFLLDEAIQYLSKIKLLQLEKDHGEWEGLAPDALREKESSLQMLGQLARFHNIMSNETIGTLAFLTSEIKSIFVHPFMAERIISMLNHFLQHLVGPKMGALKVKDFSEFDFKPQQLVSDICNIYLNLGDEENFCATVPKDGRSYSPTLFSQTVRVLKKINKPGEIIVGFGLLADKIKSHADRQLQDEETYADAPDEFLDPIMSTLMLDPVLLPSSNVTVDRSTIARHLLSDQTDPFNRSPLTMDQIRPNEELKQQILQWLAQHKQERLQMGPSG from the exons ATGACTGACCAGggcaacaacaaccaaaacatTTCCCGCAACCCCTTCGCTGCCCTTTTCAGCTCCCTCGCCGACGCCAAGCAGTTTGCATCGGGCCAGAAACCACCTTCGCACCATGGCGAACCACCCT CGGAGGACTCTGAGGGGAGTCAGTCAGAGTCGGAGAACTCGGACAGCATCGAGGACAATGACGACTCGGTGGCCGAAATCAGCCGCTCCTTCCTGTCGCGGCAGGAACTGTGCGAACAGCTCAACATCAACCACATGATCCAGAGGATCTTCCTCATCACCTTGGACAACA GTGACCCCAGTCTGAGAGGAGGCAATGGGATTCCTCCACGCTGTGTGTTCCTGGAGGAAATGGCCGCAGAGATGGACGGGCAAGACTGGCTGGATATGGACAACATCGAGCAG GCACTCTTCAACAGATTACTGATGCTGGAGCCAGGGAACCACCTCATCTACATGACCTCGTGTAATGCTGTGAATCTCTCTGCTGACCGAGACGCTGGGGACAAGTCCGCCATACCGTTCCTCTACGCATGCTACCAGAGAGCCAAGGAAGAG GTCACCAAAGTACCGGAGAAGCTGCTGTCGTATGCGGTGCGCTGTAAGAACCTGACGGTGTCCAACACGCGCACAGTCCTGCTCACCCCAGAGATCTACATCAGCCAGAACGTGTATGAGCAGCTACTGGATTTGCTGCTGGAGGGAGTCGGCGGAGCCC AGCTGGAGGAGGTAGTGGAGTTCGTGGAGGAGGTGATCGCTGGCCTGTTGGCTGACCAGGAGGTGCGCACCTTCAGCGAGGTGATCGGGCCCGTACTCGATATCTTCCAAGGCCGTGTGAAAGACTTGGATCTCTGCCAGCTGCTGCTCTTCTCCTACCTGGACCTGCTCCTCTACTTCAGCCGCCAAAAAGATATCGCTATG GTATTGGTGGAGCACATCCAACCCAAAGATCCCAACAATGGGCTTCAGTATCAGAAGACCCTCCTTGGCACTGTGTTGAGTATCTCTTGCCTGCTGAAGACCCCGGGGGTGGTGGAGGGTCACGGCTTCTTCCTCAACCCATCACGCTCCAGTCCACAGGAAATGAAGGTCCAGGAATCCAACATACACCAG TTCATGGACCAGTTCCATGACAAGCTGCACCAGCTCCTGAAGAACCTGCTGCAGCAGTCAGGTGAGACGCGCCATCTGCTGCTCTCCTGGCTGGGCGGCTGCCTGCAGGCCAATGCCGGGCGCGCCAAGATCTGGGCCAACCAGATGCCCGAGATCTTCTTCCAGATGTACGCCTCAGACGCCTTCTTCCTCAACCTGGGCGCCGCGCTGCTCAAGCTGTGCCAGCCCTTCTGCCGGCCGCGCTCGCCCAAGCTGCTCACCTTCAACCCCACCTACTGCGCCCTCAAGGAGCTAAGCGAGGAGGAGCGGCGCAACCGCAACGTGCATGCCAgag GTCTGGACAAAGAGACGTGTCTTGTCCCCCTTCCCCCCCAGCAGTCGGTGGAGTACGCCCAGTCATACAGCCTCCTCACTGAGAACCTCATCCTCACCCAGATGACTCTGCACCTAGGCTTCCACAG ACTCCATGAGCAGATGGTGAAGATGAACCAGTCGCTCCATCGGCTGCAGGGTACGTGGCGGGAGGCCCAGCTCACGGGTGGCCCGGCGGCCGAGCAGCTCCGCGAGCAGTTCGAGCGCCTCATGACGGTCTATCTGTCGaccaaggcagcagccacccagCCAGGCATGCTGCAGTGCTGCCTCAACCTGCAGGCGTCCAGCGCCACACTGCTGGTTCAACTGGGCCTCAACAACCAGGGGCCCGAGCACGCCCAGCTCTCCTTCCCCCTGCCGCCACTACACAACAGCCTGCTCTGTCACATGCCAG AGTTCTTTGCAGAGAACTTGGgagatttctttgtcttcctcCGCCGCTTCGCTGACGAGGTCCTGGAATCTTCTGCCGAGAGCTTGGAGCAGGTCCTCAACTTCATCACTGTGTTCATGGGAAACGTGGAGag GATGAAAAACCCTCATTTGCGGGCAAAGCTGGCAGAGGTGCTGGAGGCGGTGATGCCCCACATGGAACCGGCGTCGGCCGGCTCGGCCCAGCCGGTCATGTTCCAGCGCCAAAGGGTCTTCTGCTCCTACCGCCATGCCCCTCACCTGGCCGAGGCGCTCATCGCTGTGTTTGTGGACATTGAGTTCACTG GTGATCCTCACCAGTTTGAACAGAAGTTCAACTACAGGAGACCTATGTATCCCATCCTCAAGTACATGTGGGGTaaggagagctacagagagagcatTAAG AGTCTTGCTGTTTATGCATCCGAGAACCTCGAAGCCATGAATCCTCCACTCTTCCTGCGGTATCTGAATCTCCTGATGAACGACGCCATCTTCCTACTCGACGAAGCTATACAG TACCTGAGCAAGATAAAGCTActacagctggagaaggaccaTGGCGAGTGGGAGGGCCTGGCTCCTGATGCCCTCAGGGAGAAGGAGTCCAGTCTGCAGATGTTGGGACAGCTGGCACGTTTCCATAACATCATGTCCAACGAGACCATCGGCACACTGGCTTTCCTCACATCAG AGATCAAGAGTATTTTTGTTCACCCTTTCATGGCCGAGAGGATCATCTCCATGCTCAACCACTTCCTGCAGCACCTGGTCGGACCCAAGATGGGCGCCCTGAAGGTGAAAGACTTCAGCGAGTTTGACTTCAAGCCCCAACAACTGGTCTCTGATATCTGCAACATCTACCTTAACCTGGG TGATGAAGAGAATTTCTGTGCCACTGTCCCAAAAGACGGGCGCTCCTACTCTCCCACGCTCTTCTCTCAGACTGTCCGAGTCCTGAAGAAGATCAACAAGCCCGGAGAAATTATTGTGGGTTTCGGTCTCCTTGCTGACAAAATAAAG TCTCATGCAGACCGACAGCTGCAGGATGAGGAAACATACGCGGACGCCCCGGACGAGTTCCTGGACCCCATTATGTCCACGCTGATGCTCGACCCTGTGCTGCTCCCCTCTTCCAATGTCACGGTCGATCGCTCGACTATAGCACGGCACTTACTCAG CGATCAGACAGACCCATTCAACCGCAGCCCACTCACAATGGACCAGATCCGGCCCAACGAGGAGCTGAAGCAACAGATCTTACAGTGGCTGGCCCAGCATAAGCAGGAGCGACTGCAGATGGGCCCTAGTGGCTAG